From a single Maritimibacter sp. DP1N21-5 genomic region:
- a CDS encoding ABC transporter transmembrane domain-containing protein, giving the protein MAENKDDREKSKRIGALGALWPFLLPYRGMLAAALVALVATAGISLVMPLAARRVIDGFSTSADALLDQYFFAALGIAVALAVGTGIRYYLVTRLGERVVADIREAVFDRVIGMSPAFFERIMTGEVLSRITTDTTLILSVIGSSVSVALRNVLILLGGTVMLLVTSAKLTGLVLLIVPLVMVPIITLGRRMRVLSRENQDWIARSSGKASEDLLSVQTVQAFTHEDPSRARFREVTEQSFISAKKRITTRAVMTMIVITLIFSGVVGVLWIGARDVRAGDMSVGALVQFVIYAIMVAGSVGALSEIWSELQRAAGATERLVELLHAEDAVQDPEPGVAPPTPMRGAVRFENVTFRYPARPEYVALDGVNIDVKPGETVALVGPSGAGKSTIIQLLQRFYDPASGRVTIDGVDLRDMARPAFREHIALVPQDAVIFADTARENIRFGRLDATDAEVEAAARAAAAHDFLMKLPEGYDSYVGERGVMLSGGQKQRIAIARAILRDAPILLLDEATSALDAESERLVQQAVDAMSKDRTTLVIAHRLATVKKADRILVFEDGRIVAQGTHDQLVAEGGLYARLARLQFTEGIAAE; this is encoded by the coding sequence ATGGCCGAGAACAAAGACGACCGCGAGAAGTCCAAGCGGATCGGGGCGCTGGGCGCGCTTTGGCCGTTTCTCCTGCCCTATCGCGGGATGCTGGCGGCGGCTCTGGTCGCTCTCGTGGCAACGGCGGGGATCTCGCTGGTCATGCCGCTGGCCGCGCGGCGGGTGATTGACGGCTTCTCGACCTCGGCGGATGCGCTTCTCGATCAGTATTTCTTCGCCGCGCTGGGGATCGCGGTGGCGCTCGCCGTCGGGACCGGCATTCGCTACTACCTCGTCACCCGTCTGGGTGAACGGGTCGTGGCCGACATTCGCGAGGCGGTCTTCGATCGCGTGATCGGCATGAGTCCCGCCTTCTTCGAGCGGATCATGACGGGCGAGGTTCTGAGCCGGATCACCACGGACACCACGCTCATTCTGTCGGTCATCGGCTCCTCGGTCTCGGTGGCGCTGCGCAATGTGCTGATCCTCCTGGGCGGGACGGTGATGCTTCTCGTGACCTCGGCCAAGCTCACGGGGCTCGTGCTTCTGATCGTGCCGCTTGTCATGGTGCCGATCATCACGCTTGGGCGGCGGATGCGGGTGCTGTCGCGCGAGAACCAGGACTGGATCGCACGGTCTTCGGGCAAGGCGAGCGAGGACCTGCTGTCAGTGCAGACCGTGCAGGCCTTTACCCACGAAGACCCTTCGCGCGCACGGTTTCGGGAGGTGACGGAGCAATCCTTCATTTCCGCCAAGAAACGCATCACCACGCGGGCGGTGATGACGATGATCGTCATCACGCTGATCTTTTCGGGCGTGGTCGGCGTGCTCTGGATCGGGGCGCGTGACGTGCGGGCAGGGGACATGTCGGTGGGCGCTCTCGTGCAGTTCGTGATTTACGCGATCATGGTCGCGGGTTCTGTCGGGGCGCTGTCGGAGATCTGGTCTGAACTGCAGCGCGCGGCCGGCGCCACGGAGCGTCTGGTCGAGCTTCTGCATGCGGAAGACGCCGTCCAGGACCCGGAACCGGGCGTGGCTCCGCCAACTCCGATGCGCGGGGCGGTGCGTTTCGAGAACGTGACTTTCCGCTATCCGGCGCGGCCCGAATACGTCGCGCTCGACGGGGTCAACATCGACGTGAAGCCCGGCGAGACCGTAGCGCTTGTCGGTCCTTCGGGCGCCGGGAAATCGACGATCATCCAGCTCCTGCAACGGTTCTATGACCCGGCGTCCGGGCGAGTGACGATCGACGGTGTGGACCTGCGTGACATGGCGCGGCCCGCGTTTCGCGAGCACATCGCGCTCGTGCCGCAGGACGCGGTCATCTTCGCGGACACGGCGCGCGAGAATATCCGGTTCGGCCGGCTCGATGCCACGGATGCCGAGGTCGAGGCTGCGGCGCGGGCCGCGGCGGCCCATGACTTCCTCATGAAGCTGCCCGAAGGCTATGACAGTTACGTCGGTGAACGGGGCGTGATGCTGTCGGGCGGGCAGAAACAGCGCATCGCCATCGCGCGTGCCATCCTGCGCGACGCGCCGATCCTGCTTCTGGACGAGGCGACCTCGGCGCTCGATGCCGAGAGCGAGCGTCTTGTGCAGCAAGCCGTGGACGCGATGTCGAAGGACCGCACCACGCTTGTCATCGCGCATCGGCTGGCCACGGTAAAGAAAGCGGACCGGATTCTGGTCTTCGAGGACGGCCGGATCGTGGCGCAGGGAACCCACGACCAGTTGGTGGCCGAGGGTGGCCTCTATGCCCGACTTGCGCGGCTTCAGTTCACCGAAGGTATCGCGGCGGAGTAA
- the ilvD gene encoding dihydroxy-acid dehydratase, with protein sequence MPHYRSRRSTHGRNMAGARGLWRATGMTDSDFGKPIIAVVNSFTQFVPGHVHLKDLGQLVAGEIEKAGGVAKEFNTIAVDDGIAMGHDGMLYSLPSREIIADSVEYMVNAHCADAMVCISNCDKITPGMMMAAMRLNIPVIFVSGGPMEAGKVKVGDLEKAVDLVDAMVVAADDSYSDAEVQAYEENACPTCGSCSGMFTANSMNCLAEALGLALPGNGSVLATHADREALFREAGRRIVEITKLHYEVEDEGYLPREIATFEAFENAMSLDIAMGGSTNTVLHLLAIAYEGKVQFTMDDIDRLSRKVPVLCKVAPAKSDVHMEDVHRAGGIMGILGEMLRADLIHGDVRTVHTTTMAEAVARWDVMVANDDKVDAFYRAAPGGVRTTQAFSTQNRYKELDRDREGGVIRKASHAFSQDGGLAVLFGNIAENGCIVKTAGVDDSILKFTGTARVYESQDAAVNGILTGQVSAKEVVVIRYEGPQGGPGMQEMLYPTSYLKSKGLGKECALLTDGRFSGGTSGLSIGHVSPEAAEGGLIGLVETGDVIEIDIPNRTINLAVADNELAARREAKGALPWKPEEPRKREVSTALKAYALLASSANRGGVRILPGEE encoded by the coding sequence ATGCCCCATTACCGTTCCCGCCGTTCCACCCACGGCCGCAACATGGCCGGTGCCCGTGGCCTTTGGCGCGCCACCGGGATGACCGACAGCGATTTCGGCAAGCCGATCATCGCGGTCGTGAACAGCTTTACCCAATTCGTGCCGGGGCACGTGCACCTCAAGGACCTCGGCCAACTCGTCGCGGGCGAGATCGAAAAGGCTGGCGGTGTCGCGAAGGAATTCAACACCATCGCCGTCGACGACGGGATCGCCATGGGTCACGACGGGATGCTCTATTCGCTGCCGTCGCGCGAGATCATCGCGGATTCGGTGGAATACATGGTGAACGCGCATTGCGCCGACGCGATGGTCTGTATCTCGAACTGCGACAAGATCACGCCCGGCATGATGATGGCCGCGATGCGGCTCAACATCCCGGTGATCTTTGTCTCCGGCGGCCCGATGGAGGCCGGCAAGGTCAAGGTGGGCGATCTTGAAAAGGCCGTCGACCTCGTTGACGCGATGGTCGTGGCCGCCGACGACAGCTATTCGGATGCCGAAGTGCAGGCCTACGAGGAAAACGCCTGTCCGACCTGCGGGTCGTGCTCGGGCATGTTCACCGCGAACTCGATGAACTGCCTGGCCGAGGCGCTGGGGCTGGCGCTGCCCGGCAACGGCTCGGTTCTGGCCACGCATGCCGACCGCGAGGCGCTGTTCCGCGAAGCCGGTCGCCGGATCGTCGAGATCACGAAGCTCCATTACGAGGTCGAGGACGAGGGCTACCTCCCGCGCGAGATCGCTACGTTTGAGGCCTTCGAGAACGCCATGTCGCTCGACATCGCCATGGGCGGGTCGACGAACACCGTGCTTCACCTTCTGGCCATCGCCTATGAGGGAAAAGTGCAATTCACTATGGACGATATCGACCGGCTGAGCCGAAAGGTGCCGGTTTTGTGCAAGGTTGCACCTGCGAAGAGCGACGTCCACATGGAGGACGTCCACCGCGCGGGCGGCATCATGGGCATCCTGGGCGAGATGCTGCGGGCTGATCTGATCCACGGCGACGTGCGCACGGTCCACACCACGACGATGGCCGAGGCCGTGGCCCGCTGGGACGTGATGGTAGCTAATGATGACAAGGTCGATGCCTTCTACCGCGCCGCGCCGGGTGGCGTGCGCACGACACAGGCGTTTTCGACCCAGAACCGCTACAAGGAACTCGATCGCGACCGCGAGGGCGGTGTGATCCGGAAGGCCAGCCATGCGTTCTCGCAGGACGGGGGTCTTGCGGTGCTCTTCGGGAACATCGCGGAGAACGGCTGCATCGTGAAAACGGCAGGCGTGGACGATTCGATCCTGAAATTCACCGGCACCGCGCGGGTCTATGAAAGCCAGGACGCCGCCGTGAACGGGATCCTCACCGGGCAGGTGAGCGCGAAGGAAGTCGTCGTGATCCGTTACGAGGGGCCGCAGGGCGGGCCGGGGATGCAGGAGATGCTCTATCCGACGAGCTATCTGAAATCCAAGGGTCTGGGGAAAGAGTGCGCACTGCTCACCGATGGCCGGTTCTCGGGCGGCACCTCGGGCCTGTCGATCGGCCACGTCTCCCCGGAGGCCGCCGAGGGCGGTCTGATCGGGCTCGTGGAAACCGGCGACGTGATCGAGATCGACATTCCCAACCGCACCATCAACCTCGCCGTCGCCGACAACGAACTGGCGGCACGGCGCGAGGCCAAGGGCGCGCTGCCCTGGAAACCGGAGGAACCGCGCAAACGCGAGGTGTCGACCGCGCTCAAGGCCTATGCGCTCCTCGCGTCGTCGGCGAATCGCGGTGGCGTGCGGATTCTGCCCGGAGAAGAATGA
- a CDS encoding GbsR/MarR family transcriptional regulator, whose amino-acid sequence MKHDPIDHFIEQMGMITQQDGFPRIAGHILGYLIIEGEARSLGEITKALRISKGSASTNCRLLADKGAIERVGVIGSRQDSYRAVENPAENTLSGMADRFRQRAGVIEDAAAQFPANREGARERVCGLATFFRNSAQFLDEWTKRAKAIKAETE is encoded by the coding sequence ATGAAACATGATCCGATCGACCACTTCATCGAGCAGATGGGCATGATTACCCAGCAGGACGGCTTTCCCCGGATCGCCGGCCATATCCTTGGCTATCTCATCATCGAGGGCGAAGCGCGCTCGCTGGGCGAGATCACCAAAGCGCTCAGAATCTCGAAAGGCTCGGCCTCGACCAATTGCCGGCTGCTGGCAGACAAGGGCGCGATCGAGCGGGTCGGGGTCATCGGATCACGACAGGACAGCTACCGCGCGGTTGAAAACCCCGCGGAAAACACGCTCTCGGGCATGGCGGACCGATTTCGCCAGCGCGCGGGCGTCATCGAGGATGCAGCAGCGCAATTCCCGGCCAACCGGGAAGGCGCAAGGGAAAGGGTCTGCGGATTGGCAACCTTCTTCCGTAATTCCGCCCAGTTCCTCGACGAGTGGACGAAGCGCGCAAAAGCCATCAAGGCCGAGACGGAGTGA